One Polaribacter sp. KT25b DNA segment encodes these proteins:
- a CDS encoding POTRA domain-containing protein: MWYKNIFLFLFILFSSLLFSQENIIADVKIKGEKKIKASFLHKLLVTKKGIVLDSLTIEKDIVLLKRLPAISNVYYQVSHSHDNFYTVLLNIEENYTIIPKLNLWSTTNKPISYKLGLYDYNFLGRNMTFGGFYQNNGFHSYGINFSAPNLFSKKWGLELNHKNWKSEEPLYFEDETANYLYNNISFEVLGSYQVDLKNQLIFSVNFFNEKYQYLSGVTDDSIPLSLDLNKVQLKFVYTYDNLDYNYQYINGFKSVLYTQFVTSKNPFQKDFFIAWNDFFYYKIIGDKGNWANRLRFGLSTNEKTPFAPFALDNNVNLRGTGILVDRGTGSFVWNTEYRQTVYDKKWLAIQTNIFTDFGSWRNPGGKINDFFESKNLRVYSGLGLRFISKKIYNATFRVDYGFRISNNPGQSKGGLVFGIGQYF, from the coding sequence GTGTGGTATAAAAATATTTTTCTTTTTCTTTTTATTTTATTTTCGTCACTTTTATTTTCTCAAGAAAATATAATTGCTGATGTTAAAATTAAAGGCGAAAAAAAGATTAAAGCATCTTTTCTTCATAAACTTTTAGTAACAAAAAAAGGAATCGTTTTAGATTCTTTAACGATAGAAAAAGATATAGTTCTTCTAAAAAGATTGCCAGCAATTAGCAATGTGTATTATCAAGTATCTCATTCTCATGATAATTTTTATACAGTTTTGTTAAACATAGAAGAAAATTATACGATAATACCAAAATTAAATCTTTGGAGCACAACAAATAAACCAATTTCTTATAAATTAGGTCTCTATGATTATAATTTTTTAGGAAGAAATATGACTTTTGGAGGTTTTTATCAAAATAACGGATTTCATTCTTACGGTATTAATTTTAGTGCGCCCAATTTATTTTCTAAAAAATGGGGTTTAGAGTTAAATCATAAAAACTGGAAAAGTGAAGAGCCACTTTATTTCGAAGATGAAACGGCTAATTATTTATACAATAATATTTCTTTTGAAGTGTTGGGTTCGTATCAAGTTGATTTAAAAAATCAGCTTATTTTTAGTGTTAATTTCTTTAATGAAAAATATCAATATTTATCTGGCGTAACAGACGATTCTATTCCTCTAAGTTTAGATTTAAATAAAGTGCAGCTTAAATTTGTTTATACTTATGATAATTTAGACTATAATTATCAATATATAAACGGTTTTAAAAGTGTTTTATACACGCAGTTTGTAACTTCAAAAAATCCTTTTCAAAAAGATTTTTTTATTGCTTGGAACGATTTTTTTTACTACAAAATAATTGGTGATAAAGGAAACTGGGCAAATAGATTGCGTTTTGGTTTATCAACAAATGAAAAAACACCTTTTGCACCTTTTGCTTTAGATAATAATGTAAACTTACGCGGAACCGGTATTTTGGTTGATAGAGGTACAGGAAGTTTTGTATGGAATACAGAGTATAGACAAACAGTCTACGATAAAAAATGGTTAGCAATTCAAACCAATATTTTTACTGATTTTGGTTCTTGGCGAAATCCTGGAGGAAAAATAAATGATTTTTTTGAAAGTAAAAATTTAAGAGTATATTCTGGTTTAGGTTTGCGTTTTATCAGTAAAAAAATATACAATGCTACTTTTAGAGTCGATTATGGTTTTCGAATTTCTAACAATCCTGGTCAATCTA
- a CDS encoding glycoside hydrolase, producing MKATKFLFLLLIFLQVSCKSQTKKINGLSFVASRDKIDTTHINPALKVHSNYVALMPFGSIKDLSSPSIRYNSGREWFGESKRGLLQYAEEFQKKQVKIMVKPQLWVWRGEFTGLIEMQSEEQWKILEDSYSSFILTYAKVAQEINANILCIGTELEKFVLNRPQYWLNLIVKIREIYKGKLTYAANWDEFKRVPFLNEIDLIGIDAYFPLSDKKTPTVKELEIGWKPHKEEIIRIQKKFKKPVLFTEFGYRSVDYNAKQPWFVDRFEGNVNLQAQVNGLQAIHNQFWKEEWFAGGFAWKWFHKHKNVGGKKDNRFTPQNKPAEATIRKLYQQ from the coding sequence ATGAAAGCAACAAAATTCCTTTTTTTACTTCTTATCTTTTTGCAAGTTTCTTGTAAAAGTCAAACCAAAAAAATTAATGGATTAAGTTTTGTAGCTTCAAGAGATAAAATTGATACTACACATATAAACCCGGCTTTAAAGGTTCATAGTAATTATGTTGCATTAATGCCTTTTGGTTCTATAAAAGATTTATCATCACCATCAATTAGATACAATTCTGGAAGAGAATGGTTTGGAGAGAGTAAAAGAGGTTTGTTACAATACGCAGAAGAATTTCAGAAAAAACAAGTAAAAATTATGGTAAAACCTCAACTATGGGTTTGGCGTGGAGAATTTACAGGTTTAATAGAAATGCAATCTGAAGAGCAATGGAAAATTTTAGAAGATTCGTATTCGAGTTTTATATTAACGTATGCAAAAGTAGCGCAAGAAATTAATGCAAATATTCTTTGTATAGGTACAGAATTAGAAAAATTTGTTCTTAATAGACCTCAATATTGGTTAAATCTAATTGTTAAAATTAGAGAAATTTATAAAGGGAAATTAACCTATGCTGCAAATTGGGATGAATTTAAAAGAGTACCTTTTTTAAATGAAATTGATCTTATTGGTATCGATGCTTATTTTCCTTTAAGTGATAAAAAAACACCAACCGTAAAAGAATTAGAAATTGGTTGGAAACCTCATAAAGAAGAAATTATTAGAATTCAGAAAAAATTTAAAAAGCCAGTTTTATTTACCGAATTTGGCTACAGAAGTGTAGATTATAATGCAAAACAACCTTGGTTTGTAGATCGTTTTGAGGGCAATGTAAATTTACAAGCACAAGTAAATGGTTTACAAGCAATTCATAATCAATTTTGGAAAGAAGAGTGGTTTGCAGGTGGTTTTGCTTGGAAATGGTTTCATAAACACAAAAATGTTGGCGGTAAAAAAGACAATAGATTTACACCCCAAAATAAACCTGCGGAAGCAACCATTAGAAAATTATACCAACAATAA
- a CDS encoding universal stress protein: MKKIIVPIDFSEHSENALKAAALFSKKVKTEVYALHMLDIQEINLSQSEDFSQEKSVFFLKLAEERFKKFLQKSYLKGVKIIPIIKHYKVFSEINEIAKEINADLIIMGSNGATGLKEFFTGSNTEIVIRYAETPVLVIKNELNDVDFSDVVYATDFSEESIPAFKKMLTSLAFLNAEIHLLYVNLPNDKFLTTPEMDALANNFLMTAEGHIDRFINVNFVCAKTIEKGILSFSNAVGADLISVATHGRKGLSHIVAGSISEDISNHSTLPIMTFQI; this comes from the coding sequence ATGAAAAAAATTATTGTACCAATAGATTTCTCAGAACATTCAGAAAACGCTTTAAAGGCTGCAGCTCTTTTTTCAAAAAAAGTTAAAACAGAGGTTTATGCTTTGCATATGTTAGATATTCAAGAGATTAATTTGTCTCAAAGTGAAGATTTTAGTCAAGAAAAATCAGTCTTCTTTTTAAAATTAGCAGAAGAACGTTTTAAAAAGTTTTTGCAAAAAAGCTATTTAAAAGGTGTTAAAATAATTCCTATTATTAAGCATTATAAAGTTTTTAGCGAAATAAATGAAATAGCTAAAGAAATAAATGCAGATTTAATAATTATGGGCTCTAATGGAGCAACTGGGTTAAAAGAATTTTTTACAGGTTCAAATACCGAGATTGTTATTAGGTATGCAGAAACGCCAGTTTTAGTAATTAAAAATGAGTTAAATGATGTAGATTTTTCTGATGTTGTTTACGCAACCGATTTTTCTGAAGAATCAATACCAGCTTTTAAAAAAATGCTAACTTCTTTAGCTTTTTTAAATGCAGAAATTCATCTTTTGTATGTAAATTTACCCAATGATAAATTTTTAACAACTCCAGAAATGGATGCTTTAGCTAACAACTTTTTAATGACTGCAGAAGGTCATATAGATAGATTTATAAATGTAAATTTTGTTTGTGCAAAAACTATAGAAAAAGGTATTTTAAGTTTTTCTAATGCTGTGGGTGCAGATTTAATTTCGGTAGCTACACATGGTAGAAAAGGATTATCTCATATTGTTGCTGGTAGTATTTCTGAAGATATTTCGAACCATTCGACCTTACCAATAATGACATTTCAAATTTAA
- a CDS encoding sensor histidine kinase, giving the protein MSKNLLNKQSSSFFESIFIFLFWILLFLLPLFYQWVNSGFIRWSVIFNVWIDYLPLLIVFCVNRFLLTPFLLFKRKQFFYLVAVVVVISFTVFGSINIRKNVIFQEIVPLHKQGGLQFPDSNKTGIKKGLQNRQAPVGTYPPYVNLILLSILLVGFDTGMKLSVKWAETQQQKAEVEKESVKNELAFLRNQVSPHFLMNTLNNIHALIDFDTVEAKRSVVKLSTLMRYLLYESNDKPIALSKEIKFIESYVELMKLRFCEEVIIELNLPKNPPNISIPTLLFTNIIENAFKYGISYEQNSFVNIRLFVHENELEFTIQNSVHKKLETVESLGIGIENTKKRLKLLYNNDYIFTSIENENVFSSTIKIPI; this is encoded by the coding sequence ATGTCTAAAAATCTACTTAATAAGCAAAGTTCTAGTTTTTTTGAGTCTATTTTTATTTTTCTATTTTGGATATTATTATTTTTATTGCCACTATTTTATCAATGGGTTAATAGTGGTTTTATCCGATGGAGTGTCATTTTTAATGTGTGGATTGATTACTTACCTTTATTAATCGTTTTTTGTGTAAATAGGTTTTTATTAACTCCGTTTTTATTATTTAAAAGGAAACAATTTTTTTATTTAGTTGCTGTTGTTGTAGTTATTTCTTTTACCGTATTTGGTTCTATTAATATACGTAAAAATGTAATATTTCAAGAAATAGTTCCTTTGCATAAACAAGGTGGACTTCAATTTCCTGATTCAAATAAAACGGGAATAAAAAAAGGTTTACAAAATCGGCAAGCTCCCGTAGGAACATATCCTCCATATGTAAATTTAATTTTATTATCTATTTTATTGGTTGGTTTTGATACCGGAATGAAACTTTCTGTAAAATGGGCAGAAACACAACAACAAAAAGCAGAAGTAGAAAAAGAAAGTGTTAAAAATGAACTGGCTTTTTTACGAAATCAGGTAAGTCCTCATTTTTTAATGAATACACTTAATAATATTCATGCATTAATTGATTTTGATACGGTAGAAGCAAAGCGTTCTGTAGTAAAATTATCAACTTTAATGCGCTATTTATTATATGAATCTAATGATAAACCGATTGCTTTATCCAAAGAAATTAAATTTATAGAAAGTTATGTAGAATTGATGAAATTGCGTTTTTGCGAAGAAGTAATCATAGAATTGAACCTTCCAAAAAACCCACCTAACATTTCAATTCCAACGTTGTTATTTACCAATATTATTGAAAATGCTTTTAAATACGGAATTAGTTACGAGCAAAACTCGTTTGTTAATATTCGTCTATTTGTTCATGAAAATGAACTTGAATTTACAATTCAGAATAGTGTACATAAAAAATTAGAAACTGTAGAAAGTTTAGGAATTGGTATAGAAAATACAAAGAAACGTTTAAAGTTACTTTACAATAATGATTATATATTTACATCCATAGAAAATGAAAATGTATTTAGTTCAACTATAAAAATACCGATATGA
- a CDS encoding LytTR family DNA-binding domain-containing protein, with protein sequence MITCIAIDDEPLALRQIVSYIDKTPFLQLKGKFTNALDIGDFLKENPVDLLFLDIHMADLNGLELAKTLENSPKIIFTTAYSEYAVEGYKVNAIDYLLKPIEYVDFLSAANKAADTIKKERQLSEVKKKDDFLFIKSGQQHIRINFNDIKYLEAQKEYVSLNLVNGEPVRTLLRLKNIEEVLPKENFMRIHRSFIVNLNHIVTVERNRIIYSRKESIVVSDTYQEEFKNFLNKNFFS encoded by the coding sequence ATGATAACTTGCATCGCTATAGATGATGAACCTTTAGCACTTAGACAAATTGTTTCTTATATTGATAAAACACCTTTTCTTCAATTGAAAGGAAAATTTACCAATGCGTTGGATATTGGCGATTTTTTGAAAGAGAATCCGGTAGATTTGTTATTTTTAGATATTCATATGGCAGATTTAAACGGATTAGAGTTGGCTAAAACGTTAGAAAATTCTCCTAAAATTATCTTTACGACTGCTTATAGCGAATATGCTGTTGAAGGTTATAAAGTAAATGCAATTGATTATTTATTGAAACCGATTGAATATGTAGATTTTTTATCCGCAGCAAATAAAGCTGCAGATACAATCAAAAAAGAGCGTCAATTATCAGAAGTAAAAAAGAAAGACGATTTTTTATTCATAAAATCTGGTCAGCAACATATTCGTATCAATTTTAACGATATTAAATATCTAGAAGCTCAAAAAGAATATGTTTCTTTAAACTTAGTAAATGGAGAACCTGTAAGAACATTACTCCGTCTTAAAAATATCGAAGAAGTGTTACCTAAAGAAAACTTTATGCGTATTCATCGTTCATTTATTGTTAACCTCAATCATATTGTTACAGTAGAACGCAACCGAATTATTTACAGTAGAAAAGAATCTATAGTGGTAAGTGATACCTATCAAGAGGAATTTAAAAACTTTTTAAATAAAAATTTTTTCAGTTAA
- a CDS encoding NAD(P)/FAD-dependent oxidoreductase, with the protein MKHIVIIGNGISGVTAARHIRKNSDHKITIISAETKYFFSRTALMYVYMGHMKFEHTQPYENWFWKKNRIELKEALVSNVNTEKKKLEFKDSSTLSYDQLIIATGSKPNKFGWPGQDLEGTLGMYHKQDLEKLEKYAPNKEVCKRAVIVGGGLIGIELAEMLRSRKIPVTFLVRETSFWNGVLPAQESAMINNHIKDHHIDLRLSTNLKEIKSDENGRVKSIVIQETGEEIPCNVVGLTAGVTPNIDFLKESGIELGRGVKVNRFLETNVKDVFAIGDCAEQHEAIGQRRNIEAVWYTGRMMGETLAQTICGNKTAYKPGHWFNSAKFLDIEYQTYGWVFSERSKQENEAYFQWQHPTDNKCITISFDKNTNKFLGINTFGIRMRHEIFDKWLTEKKSIKHVLEFLADANFDPEFYKLHEAEILAKFNKENNTNITLKKKSWKRIFSH; encoded by the coding sequence ATGAAGCACATTGTAATAATTGGTAACGGAATATCTGGAGTTACTGCAGCAAGACATATCAGAAAAAACTCTGATCATAAAATAACTATTATTTCTGCAGAAACTAAATATTTCTTTTCTAGAACAGCCCTTATGTATGTATATATGGGACATATGAAGTTTGAACATACACAACCTTATGAAAATTGGTTTTGGAAAAAAAATAGAATAGAACTTAAAGAAGCTTTAGTTAGCAATGTAAATACGGAGAAAAAAAAATTAGAATTTAAAGATTCTTCTACACTTTCTTACGACCAATTGATTATTGCAACAGGTTCTAAGCCAAATAAATTTGGATGGCCTGGTCAAGATTTAGAAGGTACATTAGGTATGTATCATAAACAAGATCTAGAAAAATTAGAAAAATATGCGCCCAATAAAGAAGTTTGTAAAAGAGCTGTTATTGTTGGTGGTGGATTAATTGGAATTGAATTAGCAGAAATGTTACGAAGCAGAAAAATTCCAGTTACTTTTTTAGTAAGAGAAACTAGTTTTTGGAATGGAGTTTTACCCGCTCAAGAATCTGCAATGATTAACAATCATATAAAAGATCACCATATAGACTTACGTTTAAGTACCAATTTAAAAGAGATTAAATCTGATGAAAACGGACGCGTAAAATCGATTGTTATTCAAGAAACAGGAGAAGAAATTCCTTGTAATGTAGTTGGTTTAACTGCTGGTGTAACACCAAATATAGATTTCTTAAAAGAATCTGGAATAGAACTAGGTAGAGGTGTAAAAGTAAATCGCTTTTTAGAAACAAATGTAAAAGATGTTTTTGCAATTGGTGATTGTGCAGAACAACACGAAGCGATTGGGCAACGTAGAAATATTGAAGCAGTTTGGTACACAGGTAGAATGATGGGAGAAACACTTGCTCAAACAATTTGCGGTAACAAAACGGCATACAAACCAGGTCATTGGTTTAATTCTGCAAAATTTTTAGATATAGAATACCAAACATACGGTTGGGTTTTTAGCGAAAGAAGTAAACAAGAGAATGAAGCCTATTTTCAATGGCAACATCCAACAGATAATAAATGTATTACTATTTCTTTTGATAAAAATACCAATAAATTTTTAGGTATAAATACCTTCGGAATTAGAATGCGTCATGAGATTTTTGATAAATGGTTAACCGAAAAAAAATCTATAAAACATGTTTTGGAATTTTTAGCCGATGCAAATTTTGATCCAGAATTTTATAAACTACATGAAGCTGAAATTTTAGCAAAATTTAATAAAGAAAATAATACAAATATCACCCTAAAAAAGAAAAGTTGGAAACGAATTTTTAGTCATTAA
- a CDS encoding DUF1566 domain-containing protein: protein MKDFINEELILLVICFTVFYTVTGQTTYPIVDTNVSEFYSNNDVISEPNIGDVFYGQDATYKGNQSSYTDNGDGTITDNVTGLIWEKDMGDKMTYEASFSKAQKSNLGGYSDWRVPTIKELYSLILFTGKVKGAKSFKLFIDTNYFNQPLGNTNIGEREIDAQTWSSTKYVGKTMNGDETVFGVNFIDGRIKGYPTFKKRTHSENIMYFRMVRGNTDYGKNNFIDNGDGTVSDYATGLMWQKADDGKGRDWQASLAYSEDLELADYTDWRLPNAKELQSIVDYSRSPQTTNSPAIDPIFSTTEIKDPEGKSGQYPFFWTSTTHLDGVNPSASAVYIAFGEGQGKMRNQLMDVHGAGCQRSDPKSGNENQYPTFFGPQGDVRYVYNYVRSVRTIKM, encoded by the coding sequence ATGAAAGATTTTATAAATGAAGAATTGATCTTATTAGTTATTTGTTTCACAGTTTTCTACACTGTAACCGGACAAACAACATACCCAATTGTAGATACAAATGTTTCTGAATTTTATAGTAATAATGATGTAATTTCAGAACCAAATATTGGTGATGTTTTTTACGGGCAAGATGCTACTTATAAAGGAAATCAATCATCCTATACAGATAATGGAGATGGTACAATTACCGACAATGTAACGGGTTTAATTTGGGAAAAAGATATGGGTGATAAAATGACATATGAAGCCTCGTTTTCTAAAGCTCAAAAATCTAATTTAGGCGGATATTCAGACTGGAGAGTTCCTACAATTAAAGAATTGTATTCTTTGATATTATTTACTGGTAAAGTAAAAGGAGCGAAGTCTTTTAAATTATTTATTGATACCAATTATTTTAATCAGCCGTTAGGAAATACTAATATTGGCGAACGAGAAATTGATGCACAAACATGGTCATCTACAAAATATGTAGGAAAAACGATGAACGGAGATGAAACTGTTTTTGGTGTTAATTTTATTGATGGCCGTATAAAAGGATACCCTACATTTAAGAAGCGAACTCACTCTGAAAATATCATGTATTTTAGAATGGTAAGAGGAAATACAGATTACGGAAAAAACAATTTTATAGATAATGGAGATGGTACTGTAAGTGATTATGCAACAGGATTAATGTGGCAAAAAGCAGATGATGGTAAAGGTAGAGATTGGCAAGCATCCTTAGCGTATTCAGAAGATTTAGAACTTGCAGATTATACTGATTGGCGTTTGCCAAATGCCAAAGAGTTACAAAGTATTGTAGATTATTCAAGATCACCTCAAACCACAAATTCACCAGCTATAGATCCTATTTTTTCTACTACAGAAATTAAAGATCCAGAAGGGAAGTCTGGACAATATCCCTTCTTTTGGACAAGCACAACGCATTTAGATGGTGTAAATCCATCAGCTAGTGCTGTATATATTGCTTTTGGAGAAGGACAAGGAAAAATGAGAAATCAGTTAATGGATGTGCACGGTGCTGGTTGTCAAAGAAGTGATCCTAAAAGTGGAAATGAAAATCAATATCCTACATTTTTTGGACCTCAAGGAGATGTACGTTATGTGTATAATTATGTAAGAAGCGTTCGTACAATTAAAATGTAA
- a CDS encoding DUF1566 domain-containing protein — protein MNFKFLKTAISLLTILTIFSCEKDSEASIVEEQEEGDEIVTTNFSYTVVDTNVSDFYSNDAIISVPIKGDDFYGQDATYNGNQPSYTDNGDGTVTDNVTGLMWQQDMGDKMSYADAVALVETFNLGEYTDWRIPTIKELYSLAQFTGRCFGDDAVDMFIDVNYFNQPIGNESIGEREIDGQTWSVTQYVGEIMTGKEAVFGYNFVDGRLKGYPKYKPATGAANTMYFRMVRGNTSYGKNDFVDNEDGTITDNATGLMWQQADNGENYDWENGLKYAESLILADYSDWRMPNAKELQTIVDYTRSPQTTNSPAIDPLFSCTEITDYNGNSGQYGYYWTSSPLQDGPTPYTDAVYFCFGEAEGEMNGVLLDVHGAGAQRNDPKSGSTADYPDTFGPQGDIRKVYNFVRCVRNVN, from the coding sequence ATGAATTTTAAATTTTTAAAAACAGCAATAAGTTTACTCACAATTTTAACTATTTTCTCTTGTGAAAAAGATTCCGAAGCGAGTATTGTAGAAGAACAAGAAGAAGGAGATGAAATTGTTACAACGAATTTTTCTTATACAGTTGTAGATACAAATGTTTCAGATTTTTATAGTAACGACGCTATAATTTCAGTACCTATAAAAGGTGATGATTTTTATGGTCAGGATGCAACATACAATGGCAATCAACCTTCTTATACAGATAATGGAGATGGTACGGTTACTGATAATGTAACAGGATTAATGTGGCAGCAAGACATGGGGGATAAAATGTCTTATGCAGATGCTGTTGCGTTAGTAGAAACATTTAATTTAGGAGAATATACAGATTGGAGAATTCCAACAATTAAAGAGTTATATTCTTTAGCTCAATTTACAGGACGATGTTTTGGTGATGATGCTGTAGATATGTTTATTGATGTAAATTACTTTAACCAACCAATTGGTAATGAGTCTATTGGTGAAAGGGAAATTGATGGGCAAACTTGGTCTGTTACACAATATGTAGGAGAAATAATGACAGGAAAAGAAGCCGTTTTTGGGTACAATTTTGTAGACGGAAGGTTAAAAGGATATCCTAAATATAAGCCAGCAACAGGAGCTGCTAATACTATGTATTTTAGAATGGTAAGAGGAAATACATCTTACGGTAAAAATGATTTTGTAGATAATGAGGATGGTACAATTACAGATAATGCTACTGGTTTAATGTGGCAACAAGCAGATAATGGAGAAAATTATGACTGGGAAAATGGTTTAAAATACGCAGAATCTCTTATCCTTGCAGATTATAGTGATTGGAGAATGCCTAACGCAAAAGAATTACAAACTATTGTAGATTATACTAGATCTCCTCAAACTACAAATTCTCCTGCTATTGATCCTTTATTTAGTTGTACAGAAATTACAGATTATAATGGTAACTCTGGTCAATATGGTTATTACTGGACTAGCTCTCCTTTACAAGATGGGCCAACTCCATATACAGATGCTGTGTACTTTTGTTTTGGAGAAGCAGAAGGAGAAATGAATGGTGTATTATTAGATGTTCATGGAGCTGGTGCACAACGTAACGATCCTAAATCTGGTAGTACAGCTGATTATCCTGATACTTTTGGACCTCAAGGAGATATTCGTAAGGTGTATAATTTTGTTAGATGTGTAAGAAATGTAAATTAA
- a CDS encoding arylsulfotransferase family protein, which yields MRSFKIRNIKITSIHLSLLMVLLFLIIACDKEDIINDETNTNPDVEVTNNITDGFVLYSFIGDTTTHLIDSLGADVKTWSSSNTSAGGCYLSVNKNLLRLGKLSEVNNGSFSTGGLVAGVIEELDDNNKVVWSIERFSDASTFHHDFKEIDANTIIALSWELREYNNSDYWNELIVMIDKTDNSVIWNWSAMDDGGIVPENKDKVDYLHFNSIDYKNGEILISSKNKNTLYIINKESKKITKSLTADETLVGQHDATFLENGNILVFNNNAETNKSAILEITKLDVVVWEYSNSFYSDHISGVQRLDSGNTLICSGVEGQFIEVTEKGEEVWSYIPENVTLSKSSNIFKARKYADY from the coding sequence ATGAGAAGTTTTAAAATAAGAAACATTAAAATAACAAGCATTCATTTATCATTATTAATGGTATTGCTATTTTTAATTATTGCTTGTGATAAAGAAGATATTATAAATGATGAAACAAATACAAATCCCGATGTTGAGGTAACAAATAATATAACCGATGGGTTTGTCTTGTATTCTTTTATTGGAGATACTACAACTCATCTCATAGATTCTTTAGGTGCAGATGTTAAAACATGGTCATCTTCGAATACGTCTGCAGGGGGCTGTTATTTATCAGTAAATAAGAATCTATTGCGTTTAGGTAAATTATCAGAAGTAAATAACGGATCATTTTCTACAGGAGGTTTAGTTGCCGGAGTCATTGAAGAATTAGACGATAATAATAAGGTGGTTTGGTCTATTGAAAGATTTAGTGATGCATCAACATTTCATCATGATTTTAAAGAAATAGATGCTAATACAATTATTGCTTTATCTTGGGAGTTAAGAGAATATAACAATTCAGATTATTGGAATGAGTTGATTGTTATGATTGATAAGACAGACAATTCTGTTATTTGGAATTGGAGTGCCATGGATGATGGTGGTATTGTACCAGAAAATAAAGATAAAGTAGATTATTTACATTTTAATTCTATTGATTATAAAAATGGTGAAATTCTTATAAGTTCAAAAAATAAAAATACTCTGTATATAATTAATAAAGAAAGTAAAAAAATTACAAAAAGCTTAACTGCTGATGAAACTTTAGTAGGGCAACATGATGCAACCTTCTTAGAGAATGGAAACATACTTGTTTTTAATAATAATGCAGAAACTAACAAATCTGCTATATTAGAAATTACAAAATTAGATGTTGTTGTTTGGGAGTATTCAAATAGTTTTTATTCAGACCATATTTCAGGAGTTCAACGTCTAGATTCTGGTAATACTTTAATTTGTTCAGGTGTGGAAGGGCAGTTTATAGAGGTTACCGAAAAAGGAGAAGAAGTTTGGAGTTATATACCAGAGAATGTAACTTTAAGTAAGTCTTCTAATATATTTAAAGCTCGTAAATATGCTGATTATTAA